One Megasphaera elsdenii DSM 20460 genomic window carries:
- the nifJ gene encoding pyruvate:ferredoxin (flavodoxin) oxidoreductase → MIKQIVKTLDGNEATADVAYNFTEVATIYPITPSSPMAEHVDVWSANGRKNLFGQPVKLVEMQSEAGAIGAVHGASETGSLCSSFTASQGLMLMIPVMHRLSGELKPVVLHIAARTVGTHTMSIFGDHSDVMGCRNTGWAMLCSASVQECADLAAVAHLSTIKGRVPFMHFFDGFRTSHEIQKIKMLPAEELGKLIDRDALYHFKHTGLNPEHPVMRSTVTNPDMFFQSREANNPWYQRLPYIVQDYMDQISELTGRPYHLFDYYGVPDAEHVVIAMGSVTGAIQETIDKLCKEGKKVGFIQVHLYRPFSLEHFMKAMPDTVRTITVMDRTKEPGALGEPLYEDVCAAISHVKQDVTVLACRYGLSSKDVPPASINAVFTNMDSLQPKNHFTLGIIDDVTHHSLADVPITVDTEGTISCKFWGFGSDGTVGANKNSIKIIGDNTDMYVQAYFEYDTKKSGGVTKSHLRFGKKPIRATYYIKSADFLACHKQAYMGTYDIVSEIKDGGIFLLNCSWDKDDVANHLSNKVKRQLASKHVRFYIINATKIAEEIGLGSNRTNTVLQAAFFKLANILPIDDAVKYMKDAIAKTYLAKGEQVIAMNQAAVDRGISDIVEVTVPEEWKDLPSDPVVEDTRDIPDFIKKVVEPANLQLGDTIPVSEFVPYADGSYPLGTTKYEKRGIASTVPEWDLEKCVQCNRCSLVCPHAAIRPYLVTADEKAKAPADFKTKKAIGKGLEDYEFRIQVSPLDCYSCSACVNACPAKALTMKPLETQRHESADWDYAQTLPEKHTTLDKFSVKGSQFHQPLLEFNGACAGCTETAYMKILTQLFGPRMIVANATGCTQAWGSAMPSIPYTTNCEGFGPAWSNSVFEDNAEFALGMSLSMEQQRDAIRIKSEELMDLTDGALHDAIKAWIDSIGVANEGEVTEGISRTYIKELMAAHLTGRAADLQKEILAHKEHIIKKTIWMYGGDGWAYDIGYGGLDHVLAMNANVNIMLVDTEVYSNTGGQSSKATPIGAVAQFAASGRKFNKKDLGRLLMTYGHIYIAQVALGADPNQLIKAIKEAEAYNGPSIIIAYAPCINHGIKGGMGNAQHEMKRAVDCGYWHLYRYNPLLKEEGKNPFILDSKEPQQSFREYLMGETRYAALTRTFPDIAEELFAKAEEFAKKKYETYKELADQ, encoded by the coding sequence ATGATTAAACAAATCGTGAAAACCTTAGACGGCAACGAAGCTACGGCTGATGTTGCTTATAACTTTACAGAAGTCGCTACGATTTATCCGATTACGCCGTCGTCTCCGATGGCAGAACACGTCGACGTCTGGTCGGCGAACGGCCGCAAGAACCTCTTCGGCCAGCCTGTTAAATTAGTTGAAATGCAGTCCGAAGCCGGTGCTATCGGTGCCGTCCATGGCGCATCGGAAACAGGCAGCCTCTGTTCATCCTTTACGGCTTCACAGGGCCTGATGCTGATGATTCCGGTCATGCACCGCCTGTCGGGCGAATTGAAACCGGTCGTCCTGCACATCGCCGCCCGTACCGTCGGGACTCACACCATGTCCATCTTCGGTGACCATTCCGACGTCATGGGCTGTCGTAACACGGGCTGGGCTATGCTCTGTAGTGCCAGCGTCCAGGAATGTGCCGACCTGGCAGCCGTTGCCCATCTGTCGACCATCAAAGGCCGCGTGCCGTTCATGCACTTCTTTGATGGTTTCCGTACGTCTCACGAAATCCAGAAAATCAAGATGCTGCCGGCTGAAGAACTGGGCAAGCTCATCGACCGCGATGCCCTTTATCATTTCAAACACACCGGCCTGAACCCGGAACATCCGGTCATGCGCAGTACCGTTACCAACCCGGATATGTTCTTCCAGTCCCGTGAAGCCAATAACCCCTGGTATCAGCGCCTGCCCTACATTGTCCAGGACTACATGGACCAGATCAGCGAACTGACGGGCCGTCCGTACCACCTTTTCGATTACTACGGCGTTCCTGACGCAGAACACGTCGTCATCGCCATGGGCTCTGTCACCGGTGCCATCCAGGAAACGATTGACAAGCTCTGCAAAGAAGGTAAGAAAGTCGGCTTCATCCAGGTTCATCTCTATCGTCCGTTCTCGCTGGAACACTTCATGAAGGCTATGCCTGACACGGTCCGCACGATTACCGTCATGGACCGCACGAAGGAACCGGGTGCTTTAGGCGAACCGCTTTACGAAGATGTCTGCGCGGCTATATCCCACGTCAAACAGGATGTCACCGTCCTGGCCTGCCGTTATGGCTTGTCGTCGAAAGACGTACCGCCGGCATCGATTAACGCCGTCTTCACCAACATGGATTCGCTCCAGCCGAAGAACCACTTCACGCTGGGTATCATCGACGACGTTACCCACCATTCCCTGGCCGACGTACCTATCACGGTCGACACGGAAGGGACCATCAGCTGCAAGTTCTGGGGCTTTGGTTCGGACGGTACGGTTGGCGCCAACAAGAACTCCATCAAGATTATCGGCGACAACACGGATATGTATGTCCAGGCTTACTTTGAATACGATACCAAGAAATCCGGCGGCGTCACCAAGTCGCACCTGCGCTTTGGCAAGAAGCCGATCCGGGCCACCTATTATATCAAATCGGCGGACTTCCTGGCCTGCCATAAACAGGCCTACATGGGCACTTACGATATTGTCAGTGAAATCAAGGATGGCGGCATCTTCCTGCTCAACTGCAGCTGGGATAAAGACGACGTCGCCAACCACCTCAGCAATAAAGTGAAACGCCAGCTCGCCTCCAAGCACGTCCGCTTCTATATCATCAATGCGACTAAGATCGCTGAAGAAATCGGCCTGGGAAGCAATCGCACTAATACAGTATTGCAGGCAGCTTTCTTCAAATTGGCTAACATCCTGCCCATCGACGATGCTGTGAAATACATGAAAGACGCCATTGCCAAGACCTATCTGGCAAAAGGTGAACAAGTCATCGCCATGAACCAGGCTGCTGTCGACCGCGGCATTTCGGATATCGTCGAAGTCACCGTACCGGAAGAATGGAAAGATTTACCGTCCGACCCGGTCGTCGAAGATACCCGCGATATTCCGGACTTCATCAAGAAAGTCGTCGAACCGGCTAACCTGCAGCTCGGTGATACCATTCCAGTCAGTGAATTTGTGCCCTATGCCGACGGGTCTTACCCCTTGGGCACGACGAAATATGAAAAACGCGGCATCGCATCGACCGTTCCTGAATGGGACCTGGAAAAATGCGTCCAGTGTAACCGCTGCTCCTTGGTCTGCCCGCACGCTGCCATCCGTCCGTACTTGGTAACGGCTGATGAAAAAGCAAAAGCTCCGGCTGACTTCAAGACCAAGAAAGCCATTGGCAAGGGCTTGGAAGATTATGAATTCCGCATCCAGGTTTCGCCGCTCGACTGCTACAGCTGCAGTGCCTGCGTCAATGCCTGCCCGGCTAAGGCCCTGACGATGAAACCGCTGGAAACGCAGCGTCATGAAAGCGCCGACTGGGATTATGCCCAGACACTCCCTGAAAAACATACGACCCTCGATAAATTCTCCGTCAAAGGCAGCCAGTTCCATCAGCCGCTCCTCGAATTCAACGGCGCATGTGCAGGTTGTACGGAAACGGCATACATGAAGATCCTGACTCAGCTCTTCGGGCCGCGCATGATCGTCGCCAACGCTACGGGCTGTACCCAGGCTTGGGGCTCGGCAATGCCCAGTATCCCGTATACGACGAACTGCGAAGGCTTCGGGCCGGCTTGGTCGAACTCGGTCTTCGAAGATAACGCTGAATTCGCCCTCGGCATGTCCCTGTCCATGGAACAGCAACGCGATGCCATCCGCATCAAATCGGAAGAACTCATGGACTTGACAGACGGTGCCCTCCACGACGCCATCAAAGCCTGGATCGATTCCATCGGCGTCGCCAACGAAGGCGAAGTCACAGAAGGCATCAGCCGGACGTACATCAAAGAATTGATGGCCGCTCACCTCACAGGCCGAGCTGCGGATTTGCAGAAAGAAATCCTGGCTCATAAAGAACACATCATCAAGAAGACCATCTGGATGTATGGCGGTGACGGCTGGGCTTACGATATCGGCTACGGCGGCCTGGATCACGTCCTGGCTATGAATGCCAACGTCAACATCATGCTCGTCGACACGGAAGTTTACTCCAACACAGGCGGTCAGTCGTCGAAAGCTACGCCAATCGGGGCTGTCGCTCAGTTCGCTGCATCGGGCCGCAAGTTCAATAAGAAAGACTTGGGCCGTCTGCTCATGACCTATGGCCACATCTACATCGCTCAGGTCGCCCTTGGTGCCGACCCGAACCAGCTCATCAAAGCCATTAAAGAAGCAGAAGCCTACAATGGTCCGTCTATCATCATCGCTTATGCACCGTGCATCAACCACGGTATCAAAGGCGGCATGGGCAATGCTCAGCACGAAATGAAACGCGCCGTAGACTGCGGTTACTGGCACCTCTATCGCTATAACCCGCTGCTCAAAGAAGAAGGCAAGAACCCCTTCATCCTCGACTCCAAAGAACCGCAGCAGTCGTTCCGCGAATACCTCATGGGCGAAACAAGATACGCTGCCTTGACGAGAACCTTCCCGGACATCGCCGAAGAACTCTTTGCCAAAGCTGAAGAATTTGCTAAGAAGAAATATGAAACCTATAAGGAATTGGCTGATCAATAA
- a CDS encoding histidine phosphatase family protein, producing the protein MKRIWLIRHGESIANAGEATQDHRNIPLSELGLKQAQSLALQIPRRPDLIVTSPYLRAQQTAMCTIGRFPDTVTGIWDCVHEFVYLAPATCVGTTSQQRRPRVINYWRKLDPDYIDGEGAESYRQLIGRIERTLSLLQRRPEQFILVFTHAQFIRNLLLVYENPGRPVEEYMAAFRRSRPVHNGQIVEITM; encoded by the coding sequence GTGAAGAGAATATGGCTCATCCGTCATGGCGAAAGTATTGCCAATGCCGGCGAAGCGACGCAGGATCATCGCAATATTCCCTTGTCGGAACTAGGCCTCAAGCAGGCCCAGTCGCTGGCCTTACAGATTCCCCGGCGGCCGGACCTGATTGTCACGTCGCCTTATCTTCGGGCGCAGCAGACGGCGATGTGTACGATCGGGCGGTTTCCCGATACGGTGACGGGAATTTGGGATTGCGTCCATGAATTTGTGTATTTAGCACCGGCGACGTGTGTCGGGACGACGTCGCAGCAGCGGCGGCCGCGGGTCATCAATTATTGGCGCAAACTCGACCCGGATTACATCGACGGCGAAGGTGCCGAAAGCTATCGCCAGCTCATCGGGCGCATCGAACGGACTTTGTCGTTGCTGCAGCGGCGGCCAGAACAATTCATCCTGGTCTTTACGCACGCCCAGTTTATCCGCAACCTGCTCTTGGTCTACGAAAATCCTGGCAGGCCGGTAGAAGAATACATGGCTGCTTTTCGCCGCAGCCGCCCGGTCCATAACGGGCAGATTGTGGAAATTACGATGTAA
- a CDS encoding endonuclease domain-containing protein, translated as MKTLPYSKENVSFARSLRKNMTKEERHLWYDFLRTYPVKFYKQRRIGNYIADFYCKEAGFIIELDGGQHYDEAGMESDQERTAVLESYGLTVIRFTNLDIHKNFRGVCQTIHQYVNEHKGCSW; from the coding sequence ATGAAAACGCTTCCCTATTCTAAAGAAAATGTATCATTTGCCCGTTCATTAAGGAAAAATATGACCAAAGAAGAACGTCACTTATGGTATGATTTTTTACGGACGTATCCAGTGAAATTTTATAAACAACGACGAATTGGTAATTATATTGCCGATTTCTATTGCAAAGAAGCAGGGTTCATCATTGAATTAGATGGTGGGCAACACTACGATGAAGCCGGTATGGAGTCAGATCAAGAACGGACAGCCGTATTAGAATCCTATGGATTGACGGTCATCCGTTTTACCAATTTAGATATCCATAAAAATTTTAGAGGAGTTTGCCAAACTATTCATCAATACGTCAATGAGCATAAAGGATGTTCCTGGTGA
- a CDS encoding class I SAM-dependent methyltransferase, which translates to MHILDNFMIHYLRRFDKHCFTVQLHDKTYTIGEGQPLFNVIIHKDIPKKDLLASTSLALGEAYMRKDVEIQGDLFTALRCFLSQTSQFSLDKSLFKRILYPSESKSAQKKQVSSHYDLGNDFYAKWLDPSMSYSCAYFKNEDDSLEQAQHNKVHYILEKLYLKEGMTLLDIGCGWGYLLIEAAKKYGVKGYGCTLSKEQWKKGQERIEKLGLQDLVQIDLVDYRDLVAEGRQYDRIVSVGMLEHVGRSNYPLYMETASHLLKDGGMFLLHYISGHDESIGNPWMRKYIFPGGTLPSLREIVSLAYDDEFQVIDVESLRRHYYKTLMCWFNNFQNVRDEVIAARGEEFARMWDLYLCGCAVSFYIGNIDIHQILMTKGTKNDLPMTRWY; encoded by the coding sequence AATTTCATGATCCATTATTTACGTCGCTTCGACAAACATTGCTTTACCGTACAACTTCACGACAAGACCTACACCATTGGCGAAGGCCAGCCGTTATTCAACGTTATCATCCACAAAGACATTCCGAAAAAAGATTTGCTGGCGTCGACTTCGCTGGCACTGGGCGAAGCTTACATGCGCAAAGATGTGGAAATCCAAGGTGATTTGTTCACAGCCCTTCGCTGCTTCTTATCCCAGACGAGCCAGTTCTCGCTGGATAAATCCTTGTTCAAACGGATCCTCTATCCGTCGGAATCGAAATCGGCCCAGAAGAAACAGGTTTCGTCCCACTATGACTTGGGCAATGATTTCTATGCTAAATGGCTCGATCCGTCCATGAGCTATTCCTGCGCTTATTTCAAGAACGAAGATGACAGCCTCGAACAGGCTCAGCATAATAAAGTCCACTATATCCTGGAAAAACTCTATCTCAAAGAAGGCATGACCCTCCTCGATATCGGCTGCGGCTGGGGCTATCTGCTCATCGAAGCCGCCAAGAAATATGGCGTCAAAGGTTATGGCTGCACGCTCAGTAAAGAACAGTGGAAAAAAGGCCAGGAACGCATTGAAAAACTGGGACTCCAGGATCTGGTCCAGATTGACCTCGTCGACTATCGCGATCTCGTCGCCGAAGGCCGTCAGTACGACCGCATCGTCAGCGTCGGCATGCTGGAACACGTCGGCCGCTCCAATTATCCGCTGTATATGGAAACGGCCAGCCATCTCCTGAAAGACGGTGGCATGTTCCTCCTCCATTACATCAGCGGCCACGATGAAAGCATTGGCAACCCGTGGATGCGTAAATACATCTTCCCGGGCGGAACTTTGCCGTCGCTCCGTGAAATCGTCAGCCTCGCTTATGATGATGAATTCCAGGTCATCGACGTCGAAAGCCTGCGCCGCCACTACTATAAGACCCTCATGTGCTGGTTCAATAACTTCCAGAACGTCCGCGATGAAGTCATCGCTGCCCGCGGGGAAGAATTTGCCCGCATGTGGGACCTCTATCTCTGCGGCTGCGCCGTATCCTTCTACATCGGCAACATCGACATCCATCAGATCCTCATGACCAAAGGCACCAAGAACGACCTGCCCATGACTCGTTGGTACTAA
- a CDS encoding nitroreductase family protein translates to MTYFTTAVTNRRTNYTLNKNVTIPQETIIQTIQDVIREVPSAFNMQSGKVVIAFGETHDAIWKITMDTLRKIVPPANFATTEAKITSFAAAYGTVLYFDDTTIVDNMASQFPLYAKNFPIWAQQANGMMQFAVWTALTDLGLGVNLQHYNPLIDDEVKKLTGVPKEWQLIAQMPFGHPTEPPKPIVKVPIEERVKVLQ, encoded by the coding sequence ATGACCTATTTCACCACAGCCGTCACCAACCGGCGCACGAACTACACGCTCAATAAAAACGTCACGATTCCTCAGGAAACTATCATCCAGACCATACAGGATGTCATCCGGGAAGTGCCATCGGCCTTCAACATGCAGTCCGGCAAAGTCGTCATCGCCTTTGGCGAAACGCACGATGCCATCTGGAAAATCACCATGGATACACTCCGCAAGATTGTCCCGCCAGCCAATTTCGCTACGACCGAAGCCAAAATCACCTCCTTCGCCGCAGCTTACGGCACAGTCCTCTACTTCGACGACACGACCATCGTCGATAACATGGCTTCCCAGTTTCCGCTCTACGCCAAGAATTTTCCCATCTGGGCCCAGCAGGCTAACGGCATGATGCAGTTTGCCGTCTGGACAGCCCTGACTGATTTGGGACTTGGTGTCAACCTCCAGCACTATAACCCGCTCATCGACGACGAAGTCAAGAAACTCACAGGCGTCCCCAAAGAATGGCAGCTCATCGCCCAGATGCCCTTCGGCCATCCCACAGAACCTCCAAAACCTATCGTAAAAGTCCCCATCGAAGAACGGGTGAAAGTTCTTCAGTAA
- a CDS encoding GNAT family N-acetyltransferase, with amino-acid sequence MELQYGPNKIWMENEAGTVVAEVDFVERNDGNYDIVHTFVDDSLRGQGAAAKLVKAAADEIRRRHKKTATSCSYADAWFRRHKDEQDLLG; translated from the coding sequence ATGGAATTACAATACGGACCGAATAAAATCTGGATGGAAAATGAAGCGGGAACGGTCGTGGCTGAAGTGGATTTCGTCGAACGAAACGACGGCAATTACGACATCGTCCATACCTTTGTCGACGACAGCCTGCGCGGACAAGGTGCCGCAGCTAAACTCGTCAAGGCCGCAGCCGACGAAATCCGGCGGCGTCATAAGAAAACGGCTACCAGCTGTTCCTATGCTGACGCCTGGTTCCGCCGCCATAAAGACGAACAGGATTTACTTGGCTAA
- a CDS encoding RNA-guided endonuclease TnpB family protein gives MTNKARRSSSLVKRLPPNKSAKRKLKAISGRENRWMSDVNHQISKTLVQKYGKDTLFVLEDLAGVSFEESNLSRTAKQNYDLRSWSFYQLEQFLTYKAHENRSEVLKVSAKYTSQRCPKCGIIRKANRDHHKHLYSCQCGYKSNDDRIGAMNIQLLGTMWISGDTHPRYERVTTTLE, from the coding sequence ATGACGAACAAGGCAAGACGAAGTTCGTCTCTGGTAAAAAGATTGCCACCAAACAAATCAGCGAAGCGCAAACTCAAAGCCATTTCTGGGCGAGAGAACCGTTGGATGTCTGATGTGAATCATCAGATTTCTAAGACACTCGTACAGAAATACGGCAAGGATACGCTTTTCGTGCTCGAGGACCTTGCTGGCGTCAGCTTCGAGGAAAGCAATCTTTCCAGAACCGCGAAACAGAACTACGATTTGCGGAGCTGGAGTTTTTACCAGTTGGAGCAGTTCTTGACATACAAGGCTCACGAGAACCGTTCGGAAGTCCTGAAAGTGTCTGCGAAGTACACCTCCCAGCGTTGCCCGAAATGCGGTATTATCCGCAAGGCGAACCGCGACCACCATAAGCACCTGTATAGTTGTCAGTGCGGATACAAATCCAACGACGACCGTATTGGAGCTATGAATATCCAGCTTCTCGGGACTATGTGGATTTCTGGGGACACCCATCCTCGATATGAACGAGTAACAACTACCTTGGAGTAA
- the rpsD gene encoding 30S ribosomal protein S4 translates to MATRRDPRFKECRRFGVNVYGHPKALKRVRKDQRQKKMSEYGTQLLEKQKLRAYYNLLERQFVRYYDKAKKMEGVTGQNMLKLLECRLDNLVYRIGFANSIRQARQMVNHGHILVNGKRCDIPSAHVKVGSVIALKEASRSNEMYKKSFQELKTFDVPYIEKNFDGFEGTLTRMPERDEIPVEINETLIVELYSK, encoded by the coding sequence ATGGCAACGAGGAGAGACCCGCGTTTTAAGGAATGTCGCCGGTTCGGAGTTAATGTGTACGGACACCCTAAGGCATTAAAACGCGTACGTAAAGATCAGCGTCAGAAAAAAATGTCTGAATATGGCACACAGTTATTGGAAAAACAGAAACTTCGCGCATACTACAATTTGCTCGAACGTCAGTTTGTCCGTTATTATGATAAAGCCAAGAAGATGGAAGGCGTTACTGGCCAGAACATGCTGAAATTGCTGGAATGCCGTTTGGATAACCTGGTATATCGTATCGGTTTTGCAAACTCCATCCGCCAGGCACGTCAGATGGTCAACCACGGCCATATCCTGGTCAATGGCAAACGCTGCGACATCCCGTCGGCACACGTTAAAGTTGGCTCCGTTATCGCTTTGAAAGAAGCTTCCCGCTCCAACGAAATGTACAAAAAATCTTTCCAGGAATTGAAGACTTTCGATGTACCGTACATTGAAAAGAACTTCGACGGCTTCGAAGGCACACTGACCCGTATGCCCGAACGCGACGAAATTCCGGTAGAAATCAACGAAACACTGATCGTCGAATTGTACTCCAAATAA